The following coding sequences lie in one Kamptonema formosum PCC 6407 genomic window:
- a CDS encoding SH3 domain-containing protein has protein sequence MKLPNLFPSTLAISAIATLIISSLPVKANPDNPNGPTNISQRGWSLWQPWENLKDAGLEFGLSNMDLGLGMELQNQCFGEVDTPHTEKRQLETYWYRVSRDVNTIGSGEIEYGCWINGSFKATVTAIAMKISLAENPCYRVNSSAQDGLAIHSDATTKSRLVGRVRNGEIVKPTDVPVIIRTVENLNWIEIESPLKGWISNGNPDGRGNLTFCNR, from the coding sequence ATGAAATTACCCAATTTATTTCCCTCAACTCTAGCGATTTCAGCTATCGCCACCTTAATAATTTCCTCCTTACCTGTTAAAGCGAATCCAGACAATCCAAATGGCCCTACTAATATCTCTCAACGAGGTTGGAGTTTGTGGCAACCTTGGGAAAACCTCAAAGATGCAGGATTAGAGTTTGGGCTATCTAATATGGATTTAGGGTTAGGAATGGAACTGCAAAATCAGTGCTTTGGAGAGGTTGATACTCCCCATACAGAGAAAAGACAATTAGAGACTTATTGGTATAGAGTCAGCCGCGATGTTAATACCATAGGTTCAGGAGAGATAGAATACGGCTGTTGGATTAATGGCAGTTTTAAAGCTACTGTCACCGCCATAGCCATGAAAATATCTCTGGCTGAAAACCCCTGTTACCGTGTCAATTCCTCAGCGCAAGATGGTTTAGCAATTCATTCAGATGCTACCACTAAGTCTCGTCTAGTAGGGCGAGTCAGGAATGGAGAAATAGTCAAACCTACAGACGTTCCAGTAATCATTAGAACAGTGGAAAATCTTAACTGGATTGAAATTGAATCCCCGCTGAAAGGGTGGATTTCTAATGGAAATCCAGATGGTCGCGGTAATCTTACATTCTGTAACCGTTAG
- a CDS encoding PAS domain S-box protein — MGDVMDRVEMYRTIETLQQRVKFLEAEITQLLDSRKRELEQQVLERTVWQQQVKRERLLASTAWGIRQSLNLEEILSGVVKEVRNLLQCDRVVVYQFGSRMDGTIVAESVAPGWSKTLGNYIPDTYLQENQALKYRWGHKQAIADISQAGFKDCHRELLERLQIRAQLSVPISIERHFPLASQETQNSTPLLWGLLFANQCSAPRLWRESELELLDELGVQIAIAIQQNCLFGELHAELTKRQQLEIALTESEERFRSIANSLPVLLWMSDPTGERNFFNQTWLNFTGRTLEQEINHSWMRGLHPEDCQKSVETYLCAFHQRQSFQIEYRFRRADGKYRWLLDKGAPRFSSDGSFADYIGSCIDITDRKWAEDGLYQSERLYATLTEVSPVGFFRTDVEGKNLYSNERSCEITGLEPGESVGYGWTKNLHPDDRDRVLAEWHQAIQTEEIFSSEYRFLRPDDTVKWVFGQAVAEREDNGTVVSYIGTITDISDRKQAEAKLQTAYQQLTFHVENSPLAVIEWDKHFRVKRWSKQAEKIFGWQEEEVLGLHPNEWSIVFVDEIESVNEVLSRLLTGMESRNTSYNRNYTKEGAVIYCEWYNSVLFDSAENLISIQSLVQDVSDRKGAETALQHLAGELEIRVQERTQELATTVKLLQQEIAEREQAQKELLVVKERLQYLLSASPTVIYSCKAEGNYATTFISDNIAVLLGYKPTDFIEESSFWINGIHPEDVPRIFNEMMSNFGGSKHILEYRFLDAFGNYVWLQNDLTLVRDSAGNPLEIVGSMIDITAKKLAESALLAAKEQLQAVIDAVPGFVSWIGADLRFLGVNRQLALMFNLSPDTFVGKEVGSIDCNFNCTDFISDFFTASDTSTSQEITLALASDRLLPQSRTYLVVAQKYNQEQAAIFVGIDITERKQGEEQIKASLKEKEVLLKEIHHRVKNNLQIISSLLKLQSKYIKDPESMVLFLDSYNRIRSMALIHENLYRTTDLARIDTAEYIRKLVSNLSSSYGCSSRLIEVKLEIESICLDIDTAIPCGLIINELVSNAFKYAFPQGQKGKILVSFKLENNTNFVLRVSDSGVGFPENFDWEQTESLGLQLVVNLTEQLGGNIELDRSRGTDFQVYFAKNTRTK, encoded by the coding sequence ATGGGGGATGTTATGGATAGGGTAGAAATGTACAGGACAATTGAAACATTGCAGCAGCGAGTAAAGTTCTTAGAAGCAGAAATTACTCAACTGCTTGACAGTAGGAAGAGGGAACTGGAACAGCAGGTACTAGAACGGACGGTATGGCAACAGCAGGTGAAGCGAGAACGGCTTTTAGCGAGTACGGCCTGGGGGATTCGCCAGTCCTTGAATCTAGAGGAAATTTTGAGCGGGGTAGTCAAGGAAGTACGCAATTTGTTGCAGTGCGATCGCGTGGTTGTTTACCAGTTTGGCTCCAGAATGGACGGTACGATCGTTGCAGAATCCGTCGCTCCCGGTTGGTCTAAAACTCTGGGCAATTATATTCCCGACACCTATTTGCAGGAAAATCAGGCTTTAAAGTACCGCTGGGGACACAAGCAAGCGATCGCAGACATTTCTCAAGCTGGGTTCAAAGATTGTCATCGGGAATTATTAGAACGCTTGCAGATTCGCGCTCAACTCAGCGTTCCCATCTCGATCGAGCGACATTTCCCACTCGCGAGTCAGGAAACTCAAAACTCTACCCCACTGCTGTGGGGTTTGCTATTTGCCAATCAATGTTCTGCGCCGCGTCTGTGGCGAGAGTCAGAATTAGAATTGCTAGACGAACTAGGAGTACAAATCGCGATCGCCATTCAGCAGAATTGCTTGTTTGGTGAGTTGCACGCTGAACTCACAAAACGCCAACAATTAGAAATTGCCCTTACTGAAAGCGAAGAAAGATTTCGCTCCATTGCTAACAGTCTCCCTGTCTTATTATGGATGTCCGATCCCACCGGGGAACGCAATTTTTTCAATCAAACTTGGTTAAACTTCACGGGGCGCACTCTTGAACAAGAAATTAATCACAGTTGGATGCGAGGGTTGCACCCAGAAGATTGCCAGAAATCTGTAGAAACTTACCTTTGTGCTTTCCACCAACGGCAAAGTTTCCAAATAGAATACCGCTTCCGACGCGCTGACGGCAAATATCGCTGGCTGTTGGATAAAGGAGCCCCCAGATTCTCCTCAGATGGCAGTTTTGCCGACTATATTGGCTCCTGTATTGACATCACCGATCGCAAATGGGCGGAGGATGGGCTATACCAAAGCGAACGCCTCTATGCAACGCTAACAGAAGTCTCGCCTGTAGGCTTCTTCCGCACGGATGTTGAGGGGAAAAATTTATATAGCAACGAGCGCAGTTGCGAAATCACTGGCCTCGAACCAGGAGAAAGCGTAGGATATGGTTGGACAAAGAACCTGCATCCAGACGATCGCGATCGCGTTTTAGCTGAATGGCATCAAGCCATTCAAACAGAGGAAATATTTAGCTCCGAATATCGGTTTCTACGCCCGGACGATACTGTAAAATGGGTATTTGGTCAAGCCGTAGCTGAGAGGGAAGACAACGGCACAGTAGTCAGTTATATTGGCACTATTACCGACATTAGCGATCGCAAACAAGCTGAAGCCAAGTTGCAAACAGCCTACCAACAATTAACTTTTCACGTCGAAAACTCCCCTTTAGCCGTCATCGAATGGGACAAACATTTTCGAGTAAAACGCTGGTCAAAGCAAGCAGAAAAAATCTTCGGTTGGCAAGAAGAAGAAGTTTTGGGGCTTCACCCTAACGAGTGGTCAATTGTATTTGTCGATGAGATCGAGAGCGTGAATGAAGTATTAAGCCGCTTGCTGACTGGGATGGAGTCTCGAAATACTAGCTACAACCGCAATTATACCAAAGAAGGTGCAGTGATCTACTGCGAATGGTACAATTCCGTACTCTTTGACAGCGCCGAAAATCTGATATCTATCCAGTCATTAGTTCAAGATGTAAGCGATCGTAAAGGTGCAGAAACAGCCCTACAACATTTAGCCGGAGAGTTAGAAATTAGAGTTCAGGAACGAACGCAGGAATTAGCTACCACCGTGAAACTTTTACAGCAAGAAATTGCCGAGCGCGAGCAAGCCCAAAAAGAATTACTTGTGGTTAAAGAGCGCTTACAATATTTGCTATCCGCTAGCCCGACAGTGATTTATAGTTGCAAGGCAGAAGGCAATTACGCCACAACTTTTATCAGTGACAACATTGCCGTTTTGTTAGGATACAAACCCACAGATTTTATAGAAGAATCTAGTTTCTGGATTAATGGCATTCACCCCGAAGACGTACCGCGTATTTTCAATGAAATGATGTCCAATTTTGGCGGCAGTAAGCACATCCTTGAATACCGCTTTTTAGACGCATTCGGAAATTATGTTTGGTTACAAAATGATTTAACACTGGTACGAGACTCAGCGGGAAATCCCTTAGAAATAGTTGGTTCAATGATCGATATTACTGCTAAAAAACTAGCAGAATCAGCACTTTTAGCAGCTAAGGAACAATTACAAGCCGTGATCGATGCCGTCCCTGGATTTGTGTCTTGGATTGGTGCAGATTTGCGGTTTCTGGGGGTGAATCGGCAATTAGCACTGATGTTTAATCTGTCTCCCGATACGTTTGTTGGCAAGGAAGTCGGATCGATCGATTGTAATTTTAACTGTACAGATTTTATTAGTGATTTTTTTACTGCTTCTGACACCTCAACCAGTCAAGAAATCACCCTCGCACTTGCCAGCGATCGGTTATTACCTCAGAGCCGTACTTATTTAGTAGTTGCTCAGAAATATAACCAGGAACAAGCTGCGATCTTTGTAGGAATTGACATCACCGAACGCAAACAAGGCGAGGAGCAAATCAAAGCTTCACTTAAGGAAAAAGAAGTATTGCTCAAAGAAATTCATCACCGCGTAAAAAACAATCTACAAATCATTTCTAGCTTGCTCAAACTTCAGTCTAAATATATCAAAGATCCAGAATCAATGGTACTCTTTCTGGATAGCTACAACCGGATCAGATCGATGGCTTTGATTCATGAAAATTTGTACAGAACCACAGACTTAGCTAGAATTGATACTGCTGAATACATCCGCAAATTGGTATCGAACTTGTCTAGCTCTTATGGCTGTTCGTCAAGACTAATAGAAGTCAAACTAGAAATTGAAAGCATTTGTTTAGATATTGATACCGCAATTCCTTGTGGTTTAATTATCAACGAACTGGTTTCAAATGCTTTTAAATATGCTTTCCCACAGGGTCAGAAGGGAAAAATATTAGTGAGTTTTAAATTAGAAAATAACACTAACTTTGTTTTAAGAGTCAGCGATAGCGGCGTTGGCTTCCCTGAAAATTTTGACTGGGAGCAAACCGAATCTCTCGGATTGCAGCTAGTTGTGAATTTAACCGAACAATTAGGCGGTAATATAGAATTAGATCGAAGTCGCGGTACAGACTTTCAGGTATACTTTGCCAAGAATACCCGTACTAAATGA
- a CDS encoding ATP-binding response regulator — MKKILVVEDEKLIRLNILECLENANFVAFGAENGSKGIQLAGIYQPDLIICDIMMPDIDGYSVLTKVRQNIVTATTPFIFLSAKSEREDMRLGMELGADDYITKPCTPTELLSAIAARLEKHNAYIQQSASERDRAKSLQKRVQELQQISETREELLRRLSEDLRDPMSNINMAVEMLKLAPSQQARDRYLKILQQECARELTILNQISNWQDFLTPENIRLLNRLNISNNSNQHNP, encoded by the coding sequence GTGAAAAAAATTTTAGTTGTTGAAGATGAAAAATTGATTAGGCTTAACATTTTAGAGTGTTTGGAGAATGCCAATTTTGTGGCATTTGGTGCAGAAAATGGCAGCAAAGGTATTCAATTAGCAGGAATATATCAACCAGATTTGATTATTTGTGATATTATGATGCCCGACATTGACGGCTATTCAGTTCTAACAAAAGTACGCCAAAATATTGTTACTGCTACTACTCCTTTCATTTTTTTATCAGCTAAAAGTGAAAGAGAAGATATGCGTTTGGGTATGGAACTGGGAGCAGATGATTATATTACCAAGCCTTGTACGCCTACAGAACTACTCAGCGCGATCGCAGCCAGATTAGAAAAACATAATGCCTACATTCAACAGTCTGCTAGCGAACGCGATCGCGCTAAATCTTTACAAAAAAGAGTCCAAGAACTCCAGCAAATCAGTGAAACTAGAGAAGAACTACTAAGAAGACTTTCAGAAGACTTACGAGATCCGATGTCTAATATCAATATGGCGGTGGAAATGTTGAAATTAGCCCCTTCTCAGCAAGCTCGCGATCGCTACCTCAAAATTTTGCAGCAAGAGTGCGCTCGCGAATTAACAATCCTCAATCAAATCTCCAACTGGCAAGATTTTTTAACTCCCGAAAATATCCGGCTACTGAATAGATTGAATATTTCTAATAATTCTAATCAGCATAACCCATGA
- the cas6 gene encoding CRISPR-associated endoribonuclease Cas6, with translation MPYSLVLNLLPSSPIPPQFLTGRHLHALFLKLVSAVDTDLSAYLHDQANEKAFTLSPLQVSKKEGQKIKIIGENKRIDPLGSRTLQWEYKQVISGNTPIWWRISLLDDSLFARLTQLWLHLNFDRPWHLGPADLHITSILAVPQPAQPWVNAISYTQLYEQASAEERQIAFSFCTPTNFRQGQYDTPMPTRDTIFGSLLNRWNKYSNIPLDRTIIEPIFPSFFDIHTEMLADSRSKFIGCVGEVSYRIMGDVEPLKIKQINALADFALYSGVGRKTPMGMGMVRRLQEFSNANGYRM, from the coding sequence ATGCCCTATAGCTTGGTTTTAAACTTATTGCCATCTTCGCCAATCCCACCCCAATTTTTGACTGGGCGGCATCTTCATGCTTTGTTCTTAAAATTAGTAAGTGCAGTAGATACTGATTTAAGTGCTTATTTGCACGATCAAGCTAATGAAAAAGCTTTCACCCTTAGCCCCTTACAAGTATCTAAAAAAGAAGGGCAAAAAATTAAGATAATAGGGGAAAATAAGAGAATCGATCCTCTAGGTTCTAGGACTTTACAGTGGGAATACAAACAAGTAATTAGCGGAAATACACCGATTTGGTGGCGTATTTCTCTTTTAGATGATAGTTTATTCGCCCGCCTGACTCAACTTTGGTTGCACCTAAATTTCGATCGCCCTTGGCATCTCGGCCCCGCAGATTTACACATTACTAGCATCTTAGCAGTACCGCAACCTGCCCAGCCTTGGGTGAATGCGATTTCCTATACACAATTATACGAGCAAGCTTCAGCAGAAGAACGGCAAATTGCTTTTAGTTTCTGCACTCCGACTAATTTCCGTCAAGGTCAATACGATACACCGATGCCAACTAGAGACACTATTTTTGGTAGCTTGCTAAATCGCTGGAATAAATATAGCAATATTCCTCTAGATCGTACTATTATCGAGCCTATTTTTCCCAGCTTTTTTGACATTCATACTGAAATGTTAGCTGATTCTCGCAGTAAATTTATTGGGTGTGTCGGCGAAGTTAGCTATCGAATTATGGGCGATGTTGAGCCGCTAAAGATTAAACAAATTAATGCCTTAGCAGATTTTGCTCTCTATAGCGGAGTGGGGAGGAAAACACCGATGGGTATGGGAATGGTACGGCGGCTGCAAGAGTTCAGTAATGCTAACGGTTACAGAATGTAA
- a CDS encoding AAA-like domain-containing protein: MNQLEFTKAFTALTPRQQEVLLKVLAGEKDADIAASLHITKETVRKHIENICEAFGLRYQQDHGLSHRPNLIALFAKYRPELFSRYPQNSRNNTQVLLSYYRSFELDLGLISQLDAALKANGCRVFQAGSNLRMAKNGPQQIYAELNQSDYLLLLLSPLSACSEMVTEEVRTAKTLQGSREGKPVIIPIRINCPFSLLNHDLRGYLQGINDYEWLKPDDTAKIVTRILEVILGSKRQEEKVVDSGLNSSTNQEKGRNLETPTAFPIVYALTPNYPPQPIAEPELPRGQVELASAFYVERQGIEDRCYEAIAKPGALIRIKAPRQMGKTSLMARILRRAELQDFAVVPLSFQLADSKVFTDLEQFLRWFCANAALQLDLPDRLAEYWNGIFGAKVACKSYFERYLLANITTPLALGLDEVDVVFRYPELAADFLGLLRAWHEEAKNRDIWKKLRLVVVHSTEVYVPMDVNQSPFNVGLPIELPEFKPEQVKELALRHGLAWGAKEVEQLMAMVGGHPYLIRLAFYHISRQEITLSELLATAPTDAGLYSDHLRRHLWNLEQHPDLAAAIKKVADSASPVQLESMQGFKLHSMGLVEFQGNQVRPRCNLYRNYFKVRLGNE; the protein is encoded by the coding sequence ATGAATCAATTAGAGTTCACGAAAGCATTTACAGCTTTGACACCAAGACAGCAAGAAGTGTTGTTAAAAGTTTTAGCTGGTGAAAAAGATGCAGATATTGCTGCTTCGTTACATATCACCAAAGAAACTGTGAGAAAACATATTGAAAATATTTGCGAAGCCTTTGGTTTGAGATATCAACAAGATCATGGCTTATCGCACCGCCCTAATTTAATTGCTCTATTTGCTAAATACAGACCGGAATTATTTAGCCGTTATCCTCAAAATAGCAGAAATAATACTCAAGTTTTGCTCAGCTACTACCGTAGTTTTGAACTAGATTTAGGTTTAATATCGCAGTTAGATGCGGCATTAAAAGCTAATGGGTGTAGAGTCTTTCAAGCTGGCAGTAATCTGCGAATGGCAAAAAACGGCCCACAGCAAATTTACGCAGAATTGAATCAAAGTGATTATTTATTGCTACTTTTATCGCCGCTTTCAGCTTGCAGCGAGATGGTGACAGAAGAGGTAAGGACTGCCAAAACTCTGCAAGGTTCGCGGGAGGGCAAACCTGTAATTATTCCGATTCGGATTAATTGCCCTTTTAGTTTACTAAACCATGATTTACGTGGCTATCTTCAGGGAATTAATGATTATGAGTGGTTGAAACCTGATGATACAGCAAAAATTGTCACGAGAATATTAGAAGTGATATTAGGCAGCAAAAGGCAAGAGGAAAAAGTAGTAGATAGCGGCTTAAATTCGTCTACAAATCAAGAGAAAGGAAGAAATTTAGAAACGCCAACAGCTTTCCCGATAGTTTATGCTTTGACTCCAAATTACCCACCACAACCAATAGCAGAACCGGAGTTACCGAGAGGACAAGTCGAGTTAGCTTCTGCGTTTTATGTGGAAAGACAAGGAATTGAAGATCGTTGTTATGAGGCGATCGCGAAACCAGGTGCATTAATCCGCATCAAAGCGCCTCGCCAGATGGGAAAAACTTCTCTAATGGCGAGAATTCTTCGCCGCGCCGAGTTGCAAGACTTTGCCGTAGTCCCTTTAAGCTTTCAGTTGGCAGATAGTAAAGTTTTTACCGATTTAGAACAGTTTTTGCGGTGGTTTTGTGCAAATGCTGCTTTGCAGCTAGATTTGCCGGATCGCTTAGCTGAATATTGGAATGGGATTTTTGGTGCTAAAGTAGCTTGTAAATCTTATTTTGAAAGATATTTGCTAGCAAATATTACAACTCCTTTAGCTTTAGGTTTAGATGAAGTAGATGTAGTGTTTAGATATCCTGAATTAGCCGCTGATTTTTTGGGATTGTTGCGTGCGTGGCACGAGGAAGCTAAAAATCGGGATATTTGGAAAAAATTGCGTTTAGTTGTCGTACACTCTACAGAGGTTTACGTGCCGATGGATGTCAATCAATCGCCATTTAATGTAGGTTTACCGATTGAGTTGCCGGAATTTAAACCGGAACAAGTGAAAGAATTAGCATTGCGGCATGGGTTGGCTTGGGGTGCAAAAGAAGTTGAGCAATTAATGGCAATGGTGGGAGGACATCCTTATCTGATTAGGTTGGCTTTCTATCACATTTCCCGACAGGAAATAACTTTGTCAGAATTGTTAGCAACAGCACCGACTGATGCGGGACTTTATAGCGATCATTTGCGGCGGCATCTGTGGAATTTAGAACAGCATCCAGACTTAGCAGCCGCTATAAAAAAGGTGGCAGATAGTGCTAGTCCAGTGCAACTAGAGTCAATGCAAGGTTTTAAGTTGCATAGTATGGGATTAGTGGAGTTTCAAGGTAATCAAGTAAGGCCCCGCTGCAATTTGTACCGCAATTATTTTAAGGTGCGTTTAGGAAATGAATAA
- a CDS encoding hybrid sensor histidine kinase/response regulator has translation MALVKIVIVEDERIIALDLKSSLNKFGYEVCGIFSSGEKALEKIGELQPDLVLMDILLKGKMDGVQTAEKISSKFQIPIVFLTAHTDETNLQRAKETYLFGYIVKPFEERDLYTTVEIALYRAKAESEIRKALEKEKELNELKSRFVSMVSHEFRTPLATILFSAGLLENYGQKWSEDKKITHLQRIQTAVKQMTVLLEDILIIGKSEAVKQEFKPVTIDLKKFCIEIIEELQLVANEHEIIFECSAENTEVEMDEKLLRQILCNLLSNAIKYSDRGSRIHFDLTFREAEFTTNDLELNPPAKVAIFRIQDEGIGIPLEDRPRMFETFYRAKNVGTISGTGLGLAIVKRSVELHGGQIEVGSEVGVGTVVAVTLPVPK, from the coding sequence ATGGCCTTAGTTAAAATTGTAATTGTTGAAGATGAAAGAATAATTGCTCTTGACCTTAAGAGCAGTTTAAATAAATTCGGGTATGAAGTCTGTGGAATATTTTCTTCGGGAGAAAAGGCCCTAGAAAAAATTGGCGAACTCCAACCGGATTTAGTTTTAATGGATATTCTTTTGAAAGGTAAGATGGATGGCGTGCAAACGGCTGAAAAAATTAGCAGCAAATTTCAGATCCCTATAGTATTTTTAACCGCTCACACCGATGAAACTAATTTGCAGAGAGCGAAAGAAACTTATCTTTTTGGATATATTGTCAAACCTTTTGAGGAAAGAGATTTGTACACAACTGTCGAGATTGCTCTTTATCGGGCGAAAGCGGAATCTGAAATTCGGAAAGCCTTAGAAAAAGAAAAGGAACTAAACGAACTAAAATCCCGATTTGTTTCGATGGTTTCCCATGAATTTCGCACGCCGTTAGCAACGATATTATTTTCGGCTGGTTTGCTGGAAAATTATGGTCAAAAATGGTCAGAAGATAAAAAAATTACTCATTTACAACGCATTCAAACAGCAGTCAAGCAGATGACAGTACTTTTAGAAGATATCTTAATTATCGGCAAATCAGAAGCGGTGAAACAGGAATTTAAACCCGTTACTATAGATTTAAAAAAATTCTGTATTGAAATTATAGAAGAATTGCAACTGGTGGCGAATGAACATGAGATTATATTTGAGTGTAGTGCCGAGAACACTGAGGTAGAAATGGATGAAAAGCTGCTAAGGCAGATTCTCTGTAATTTACTGTCAAATGCTATCAAATATTCCGATCGAGGGAGCCGGATTCATTTCGATCTGACTTTTAGGGAGGCTGAATTTACAACTAATGATTTAGAATTAAATCCTCCTGCAAAAGTTGCTATTTTCCGCATTCAAGACGAGGGAATTGGGATTCCCCTAGAAGATAGACCGCGAATGTTTGAGACATTTTACCGTGCTAAAAATGTGGGTACAATATCAGGGACAGGATTAGGTTTAGCGATTGTTAAAAGGTCTGTAGAGTTGCACGGAGGTCAAATAGAAGTAGGCAGCGAAGTAGGAGTAGGAACAGTTGTAGCAGTTACTTTACCTGTACCAAAATAG
- a CDS encoding AAA-like domain-containing protein has translation MRYEVNLEYTYQVGGCLPLDAPTYITRKADIELMESLKAGEFCYVLNSRQTGKSSLRVRTMQRLQAEGFACAAIDLTAIGNRNIEAHQWYAGLVYSLANGFDILDRFDVSRWWCDRELLSPVQRFSQFLEEVLLKEVAQNLVIFIDEIDSILSLNFLPDDFFAAIEACYNRRAEEVKYRRLTFTILGVANKSDLIIDKHRTAIFSIGRAIHLEGFQLQECQPLAAGLAEKLENAENAIAEILSWTAGQPFLTQKLCKLLIQKLLNNCQSRILNSPTEVSELVNYLAINQIVENWQGQDEPEHLKTVRDRVLRKSDRPSHLLELYQQVLQNKQIVVDDSSEQLELRLSALVVKREGKLEVANRIYKSVFNINWVEEQLALMRENALPIFNS, from the coding sequence ATGAGATATGAAGTCAATTTAGAATATACTTATCAAGTTGGGGGCTGCTTGCCGCTAGATGCACCAACTTATATCACTAGAAAAGCCGATATTGAGTTAATGGAAAGTTTGAAAGCCGGAGAATTTTGTTATGTGTTAAATTCACGCCAAACTGGAAAGTCTTCCTTGCGAGTTAGAACGATGCAAAGGTTGCAAGCTGAAGGTTTTGCCTGTGCAGCAATTGACTTAACGGCAATTGGCAATCGCAATATTGAAGCTCACCAATGGTATGCTGGTTTAGTTTATAGTTTAGCTAATGGTTTTGATATTTTAGATCGGTTTGATGTCAGTCGCTGGTGGTGCGATCGCGAACTACTTTCTCCCGTGCAAAGGTTTAGTCAGTTTCTTGAAGAGGTGCTGTTAAAAGAGGTTGCTCAAAATTTAGTCATTTTTATTGATGAAATTGATAGCATTCTCAGCTTGAACTTCCTTCCTGACGACTTTTTTGCTGCGATCGAAGCTTGCTATAATAGACGTGCAGAGGAGGTAAAATACAGGCGACTTACTTTTACAATCTTGGGTGTGGCAAACAAGAGCGATTTGATAATTGACAAACATCGGACGGCAATTTTTAGTATTGGTAGAGCTATTCATTTAGAGGGTTTTCAGTTGCAGGAATGCCAGCCTTTAGCCGCTGGGTTAGCTGAGAAATTAGAGAATGCTGAGAATGCGATCGCAGAGATATTATCTTGGACGGCAGGACAACCATTTCTAACTCAAAAGCTATGCAAACTATTAATACAAAAACTTCTGAATAATTGTCAATCCCGAATCCTAAATTCTCCAACTGAAGTTTCTGAGTTGGTAAATTATTTAGCCATTAATCAGATCGTAGAAAACTGGCAAGGACAAGATGAGCCAGAGCATTTAAAGACAGTGCGCGATCGCGTACTCAGAAAATCAGATCGACCTAGCCACCTGCTAGAATTATATCAGCAAGTTTTGCAAAACAAACAAATTGTTGTTGATGATAGTTCTGAGCAATTAGAATTGAGACTTTCAGCATTAGTAGTCAAACGTGAAGGAAAGTTGGAGGTTGCTAACCGGATATACAAATCAGTTTTTAACATTAATTGGGTGGAAGAACAATTAGCACTTATGCGCGAGAATGCCCTTCCCATTTTTAATTCTTAA
- a CDS encoding DUF4351 domain-containing protein, whose protein sequence is MYDNTCKYLAEKSPASFVRWLLNTEPENIRVLKTEIIPEPIEADALVLLQTDNQILHLEFQTVPYSNPPIPLRMLEYKAILTRKYRLPIEQVVIFLKRTNSELVLQNQYQDNYTTHRYRIIRMWEQNPAPLLVTPELLPLAALAQSDNPNTLLEQVAQQVAIIEETEQRNNISACVFVLAGLRFEKKLIRQLFREDIMRESVTYQDILQQGVQQGVQQGMQRGEVAILQRQISRRFGELEPQLSEQIQRLAIPQLENLGEALLDFSNVADLAAWLQVQQIQSSSTN, encoded by the coding sequence ATGTACGACAACACTTGTAAATATCTCGCCGAAAAATCTCCAGCCTCATTTGTCCGCTGGCTACTAAATACAGAACCGGAAAATATCCGGGTACTTAAAACCGAAATTATACCCGAACCGATTGAGGCAGATGCTCTTGTTTTGCTACAAACTGATAACCAAATTCTGCATCTAGAATTTCAAACAGTACCCTATTCAAATCCGCCAATTCCCTTGCGGATGCTTGAATATAAAGCTATATTAACAAGGAAATATCGCTTACCTATTGAACAGGTAGTTATTTTCCTCAAACGTACTAATTCAGAATTAGTATTGCAGAATCAATATCAAGATAATTATACGACACACCGCTATCGAATTATTCGGATGTGGGAACAAAATCCCGCTCCACTTTTAGTTACACCAGAACTTTTACCCCTGGCTGCTTTAGCTCAAAGCGACAACCCTAATACTTTATTAGAGCAAGTTGCTCAGCAAGTTGCTATCATTGAAGAAACAGAGCAACGGAATAACATCTCAGCTTGTGTTTTCGTCCTAGCTGGTCTACGGTTTGAGAAAAAATTGATTCGTCAATTATTCAGAGAGGATATTATGAGAGAATCAGTCACCTATCAAGATATTCTGCAACAAGGTGTACAACAAGGTGTACAACAAGGTATGCAGCGAGGAGAAGTAGCAATTCTACAACGCCAGATTTCACGGCGTTTTGGGGAGTTAGAACCACAACTAAGCGAACAGATTCAAAGATTAGCAATCCCTCAATTAGAAAACTTGGGAGAAGCGCTGCTTGACTTCTCTAATGTAGCAGATTTAGCCGCTTGGTTACAGGTACAACAGATACAATCATCCTCAACTAACTAA